A portion of the Bosea sp. NBC_00550 genome contains these proteins:
- a CDS encoding 3'-5' exonuclease, translating into MVRDNESNKGSALKSNSSQFDLFDDAPGHRETPRATPRKRKLDSPSNPPGWDDEEAAQRLEQGGRYRILRKLVARPIIPRAESAFPNLAVLMDTETTGLNHVKDEIIEIGAVAFTYDDEGAIGDVVGIYSGLRQPSEPIPAEITRLTGITDDMVAGREIDVAALDALIEPADLVIAHNAAFDRPFCEKLSPTFASKAWGCSVREIPWADLGFEGNKLGYLVGQSGLFHEGHRATDDCNALLEVLARPVGEGGSSPFLELLRSSERSRVCIYAENAPFDMKDHLKGRGYRWSDGSDGKPRAWWIEIDDELQEEEFRYLRTEIYCWEDAEPLTIRLTAFDRYRA; encoded by the coding sequence GTGGTCCGTGATAACGAAAGCAACAAGGGCTCAGCCTTGAAGAGCAATTCAAGCCAGTTTGACCTCTTCGATGATGCGCCTGGCCATCGGGAAACGCCGAGAGCTACGCCGCGCAAGCGGAAATTGGATAGTCCATCCAATCCGCCCGGCTGGGATGACGAGGAGGCCGCACAACGGCTGGAGCAGGGCGGTCGCTACAGAATCCTGCGCAAGCTCGTGGCGCGTCCGATCATCCCGCGCGCGGAGAGCGCATTTCCGAACCTTGCGGTTTTGATGGATACGGAGACGACAGGGCTCAATCACGTCAAGGACGAGATCATCGAAATTGGCGCCGTCGCTTTCACCTATGACGACGAGGGAGCGATCGGCGACGTCGTGGGCATCTACAGTGGCCTGCGCCAACCGTCGGAGCCGATCCCGGCGGAAATCACACGGCTGACCGGCATCACCGACGATATGGTCGCTGGTCGCGAGATCGATGTGGCAGCGTTGGATGCGCTGATCGAGCCCGCGGATCTCGTCATCGCCCATAATGCCGCATTCGACCGCCCGTTCTGCGAAAAGCTCTCTCCGACCTTCGCGTCGAAAGCCTGGGGCTGTTCGGTCAGAGAGATCCCTTGGGCGGATCTTGGCTTCGAGGGAAACAAGCTCGGCTACCTCGTTGGCCAATCCGGGCTGTTCCATGAGGGCCACCGCGCGACAGATGATTGCAACGCCTTGTTGGAAGTCCTGGCGAGGCCGGTGGGAGAGGGTGGGTCGAGTCCCTTTCTCGAACTCTTGCGATCGAGCGAGCGCAGCCGCGTTTGCATCTACGCTGAGAATGCGCCTTTCGACATGAAGGATCACCTTAAGGGCAGGGGGTATCGCTGGTCGGACGGCAGCGACGGCAAGCCGCGAGCCTGGTGGATCGAGATCGATGACGAGCTCCAGGAAGAGGAATTTCGCTATCTCCGTACCGAAATCTATTGCTGGGAGGATGCAGAGCCGCTGACGATCCGGCTCACAGCCTTTGATCGTTATCGCGCGTAG
- a CDS encoding transporter substrate-binding domain-containing protein: MLRTIANALASAAVAAVVAFSSTGASAGPTLDRIISEKKLVVGVAPWNKFVLLNPKTNQYEGLIVDDIRNLEAMTGIKVELVNTTWSGLVAGLQAGKWDVIMSGLGATPERATAVAFGEAFGYLSSTAMVRADSPVRSFADLDKEGNTVSVVSGTAAQQYAQRSFKKAKVTPLSDTGAAVLEVMQGRATAYIGDSVSNELRAQERPTELRNVKFSADQTEWTSMNHAVRYADLDLLVFLDTYVRAMKLRGWYRGLAEKWNLPPELAVGPR; the protein is encoded by the coding sequence ATGCTGAGAACTATCGCCAATGCACTCGCCTCGGCCGCCGTCGCGGCGGTCGTCGCGTTCTCGTCCACGGGCGCCTCGGCCGGGCCGACGCTCGATCGGATTATCTCCGAGAAGAAGCTGGTGGTGGGCGTCGCGCCCTGGAACAAGTTCGTCCTGCTCAACCCCAAGACGAACCAGTATGAAGGCCTCATCGTCGACGATATCCGCAATCTCGAAGCGATGACGGGCATCAAGGTCGAACTCGTCAACACGACCTGGAGCGGTCTCGTGGCGGGTCTTCAGGCCGGCAAATGGGACGTCATCATGAGCGGCCTTGGAGCGACGCCCGAGCGGGCCACCGCCGTCGCGTTCGGAGAGGCCTTCGGCTATCTCTCCTCCACCGCCATGGTTCGCGCCGACAGCCCGGTGCGCTCCTTCGCGGACCTCGACAAGGAGGGCAACACCGTCTCCGTGGTTTCGGGCACGGCGGCCCAGCAATATGCCCAGCGCAGCTTCAAGAAGGCGAAGGTCACGCCGCTCTCCGACACAGGCGCGGCGGTGCTCGAGGTCATGCAGGGGCGGGCGACGGCCTATATCGGCGACTCCGTCTCGAACGAATTGCGCGCGCAGGAGCGGCCGACCGAGCTTCGCAATGTGAAGTTCTCCGCCGACCAGACGGAGTGGACCAGCATGAACCATGCGGTTCGTTATGCCGATCTCGACTTGCTCGTCTTCCTCGACACCTATGTTCGCGCGATGAAGCTGCGCGGCTGGTATCGCGGGCTCGCGGAGAAGTGGAACCTGCCGCCCGAGCTGGCTGTCGGCCCGCGCTAG
- a CDS encoding amino acid ABC transporter permease, with product MNYTFQFGVLTEYGPYLAGGLWHAWWTSFPSIIITTILGVVLAAMSMSQRWLMRGFSVVFVDLFRTLPVVVLLIWIHYVMPILTGISFSPTTSSIIALSLNGAALACEAFRGGLEAIPATQLQAAQSLGFSRWKVMRYITLPQAFFATLPSLTNVHITVIKNVTVTVLIAVPEVMFRAQELTVQFFRPLEFYTGAAVLYVALIWGYALLMRMLERLQKWQPI from the coding sequence ATGAATTACACGTTTCAATTCGGCGTTCTGACCGAATACGGCCCCTATCTTGCCGGCGGCCTGTGGCATGCGTGGTGGACGAGTTTCCCCAGCATCATCATCACGACCATTCTCGGCGTCGTGCTCGCGGCGATGAGCATGTCGCAGCGATGGCTGATGCGCGGGTTCTCCGTCGTCTTCGTCGACCTGTTCCGAACGCTTCCCGTCGTGGTCCTGCTAATCTGGATCCACTATGTCATGCCGATCCTGACGGGAATTTCCTTCTCGCCGACGACGAGCTCGATCATCGCTCTGTCGCTGAACGGCGCGGCGCTCGCCTGCGAGGCGTTTCGCGGCGGGCTGGAAGCCATTCCTGCAACGCAGTTGCAGGCGGCGCAGTCGCTTGGCTTCTCCCGCTGGAAGGTGATGCGCTACATCACCTTGCCGCAAGCCTTCTTCGCGACGCTGCCATCCCTGACCAATGTCCATATCACCGTGATCAAGAACGTGACCGTCACCGTTTTGATCGCCGTTCCCGAGGTGATGTTCCGGGCTCAGGAACTCACTGTGCAGTTCTTCCGTCCGCTGGAATTCTATACCGGAGCAGCCGTTCTCTATGTCGCGCTGATCTGGGGATATGCCCTTCTCATGCGGATGCTCGAAAGGCTTCAAAAATGGCAGCCGATCTGA
- a CDS encoding amino acid ABC transporter ATP-binding protein, with protein sequence MAADLMMVSTVPAATTAVIRIRDVHKSYGAVSVLNGISIDVAQGEVLVLCGPSGCGKSTLLRCINGLETIQRGGISVGGRNVETANTNTLQQIRLSTGFVFQNFNLFPHMTALDNIIIAPMKILGVSQREATEQGRALLEQVGMQEKADVYPFQLSGGQRQRVAIARALAMKPSLMLFDEPTSALDPEMREEVLQVIRKVHQEHNMTMVVVTHEIGFAKSVASRAMLLDAGRIVEEAPARRFFENPTEERTRRFLRAIIND encoded by the coding sequence ATGGCAGCCGATCTGATGATGGTCTCGACGGTTCCCGCGGCGACGACGGCCGTCATCCGCATTCGCGACGTCCACAAATCCTATGGTGCGGTCAGCGTTCTCAACGGCATCTCGATCGACGTCGCGCAGGGCGAGGTTCTGGTGTTGTGTGGCCCCAGCGGTTGCGGGAAGAGCACGCTCCTGCGCTGCATCAACGGGCTGGAGACGATCCAGCGCGGCGGCATCTCGGTGGGCGGTCGCAATGTCGAGACGGCCAATACGAATACGCTGCAGCAGATCCGCCTCTCGACGGGGTTCGTCTTCCAGAACTTCAACCTGTTCCCGCATATGACGGCGCTCGACAACATCATCATCGCGCCGATGAAGATTCTTGGCGTCTCGCAACGCGAGGCGACGGAGCAGGGCAGGGCGCTGCTCGAACAGGTCGGCATGCAGGAGAAAGCGGATGTATATCCGTTCCAGCTCTCGGGCGGACAACGTCAGCGCGTCGCGATCGCCCGGGCGTTGGCGATGAAACCCTCGCTCATGCTGTTCGATGAGCCGACATCGGCGCTCGATCCGGAGATGCGCGAGGAGGTGCTCCAGGTCATCCGAAAGGTGCACCAGGAGCACAACATGACGATGGTCGTCGTGACCCATGAGATCGGCTTCGCCAAAAGCGTCGCCAGCCGCGCCATGCTGCTCGATGCGGGGCGCATCGTCGAAGAGGCGCCGGCACGGCGCTTCTTTGAGAATCCTACCGAAGAGCGCACGCGGCGCTTCCTGCGCGCTATCATCAACGATTGA
- a CDS encoding ATP dependent DNA ligase, translating to MIVGYEPSTAAPGGIGRLILAGCQGDRLVYIGSVGTGFCDADATALRKQMDELIILKPALCMKGRRQAYRWLTPALVAEVEFRAWTDDGKLRHASYKCLREDADSAEVFEIKP from the coding sequence GTGATTGTCGGCTATGAGCCCTCGACAGCCGCGCCGGGCGGGATCGGCCGGCTGATTCTCGCGGGATGCCAAGGAGACCGACTGGTCTACATCGGCAGCGTCGGCACTGGATTCTGCGACGCCGACGCAACAGCGCTTCGCAAGCAGATGGACGAACTCATAATCCTGAAGCCGGCGCTCTGCATGAAGGGGCGTCGACAGGCGTATCGCTGGCTCACGCCAGCGTTGGTCGCGGAGGTCGAGTTCCGAGCCTGGACGGATGACGGAAAGCTACGTCACGCCTCTTACAAATGCTTGCGCGAAGATGCCGATTCCGCCGAGGTTTTCGAGATAAAGCCCTGA